A genome region from Natronosalvus rutilus includes the following:
- a CDS encoding DUF5788 family protein, whose protein sequence is MQDYERKQLLERVNRDGATIGADIPDEITIQDESIDLRQFVFEIKRRETVPAGERERVEQAKRNLRRERLERLELIEEGDISREEGEELVRSIIGIDRALNALENLGPTDLEREQRAQNTADKKRWMSFLKKALGRETDAGTRRGR, encoded by the coding sequence GTGCAAGACTACGAGCGAAAACAGTTGCTCGAGCGCGTCAACCGGGATGGCGCGACCATCGGTGCGGACATTCCCGATGAGATCACGATCCAGGACGAGTCGATCGATCTCCGGCAGTTCGTCTTCGAGATCAAGCGCCGGGAGACGGTGCCGGCAGGCGAACGCGAGCGCGTCGAACAGGCCAAACGGAACCTCAGGCGGGAGCGCCTCGAGCGACTCGAGTTGATCGAGGAGGGCGACATCAGTCGAGAGGAGGGCGAGGAACTCGTCCGATCGATCATCGGCATCGACCGGGCGCTCAACGCTCTCGAGAACCTCGGCCCGACGGACCTCGAGCGCGAGCAGCGGGCCCAGAACACGGCGGACAAGAAGCGCTGGATGTCGTTCCTGAAAAAGGCACTCGGCCGGGAGACCGACGCGGGCACGCGGAGGGGTCGCTGA
- a CDS encoding rhomboid family intramembrane serine protease, translated as MATCDVCGKNESMPYNCRHCGGTYCSEHRLPENHNCTGLQNWNDPQGVFDSGFDDSVDSSGKTASSLSDKLPFNTGPGGPLGYFRGNMTYTFLALMWITFLAQFVTRFILAPFGSPGMTFESVLTYRSIFVLTPANPEYVWTWITSIFAHGGFMHIVFNSIVIFFFGPLVERYVGSRNFAWLFLVSGAVAGLSQISIQLLSGGVTPTTPGVLGASGAGLAIMGVLSILNPNLKVYLYFILPVPIWVIAVGYALLSVFFIGAGAAGAGGTAHAAHLVGLLIGLAYGWYVKQNRNIKTANQFQLGGGGPGGPGGPGGPGRRRF; from the coding sequence ATGGCAACGTGTGACGTGTGTGGGAAAAACGAAAGCATGCCGTACAACTGTCGGCATTGCGGGGGGACCTACTGCAGCGAACACCGCCTGCCGGAGAACCACAACTGTACAGGGCTCCAGAACTGGAACGATCCGCAGGGAGTCTTCGACAGCGGGTTCGACGATAGTGTCGACAGCAGCGGGAAGACGGCCTCGAGTCTGAGCGACAAATTGCCGTTCAACACAGGGCCCGGCGGGCCGCTGGGGTACTTCCGGGGGAACATGACGTACACGTTCCTGGCGCTCATGTGGATCACGTTCCTGGCGCAATTCGTTACCCGGTTCATCCTCGCTCCGTTCGGATCACCCGGGATGACCTTCGAGTCGGTTCTCACCTATCGGTCTATTTTCGTCCTGACGCCCGCCAACCCCGAGTACGTCTGGACATGGATCACCTCGATTTTCGCTCACGGTGGCTTCATGCACATCGTCTTCAACAGCATCGTTATCTTCTTCTTCGGCCCGCTCGTCGAGCGCTACGTCGGTTCGCGGAACTTCGCGTGGCTCTTTCTCGTCAGCGGCGCCGTCGCCGGGCTGAGCCAGATCAGTATTCAACTGCTCTCTGGTGGCGTCACCCCAACGACCCCCGGCGTCCTCGGTGCCAGTGGTGCCGGCCTGGCGATCATGGGCGTCCTCTCGATTCTGAACCCGAACCTCAAGGTCTATCTCTACTTCATCCTGCCCGTGCCGATCTGGGTGATCGCGGTTGGGTACGCACTTCTCAGCGTCTTCTTCATCGGCGCTGGGGCTGCTGGCGCCGGTGGAACTGCCCACGCGGCTCACCTCGTCGGCCTCCTGATCGGCCTCGCCTACGGCTGGTACGTCAAGCAGAACCGTAACATCAAGACCGCGAATCAGTTCCAGTTAGGCGGTGGCGGTCCAGGCGGCCCGGGCGGTCCTGGCGGTCCCGGTCGCCGACGCTTCTAA
- a CDS encoding endonuclease V, with protein sequence MTRIHRPDLVPDAALSRADMEAMQHEIAREAVFEDDFAFDLETLTNPLAATSASTSSGSGGGSSNGSGSSRHTGSTTQPVVAGVDQSFLLDSEPERALSAIVVTQGDEVLERVFAVTPLEIPYVPGLLSFREGGPILEAVENLTTDPDMFLFDGSGRIHFREAGIATHMGVVLDAPSVGVAKSLLCGEATGDLENLAAGTRVPIEANARVETDPGTLLGYAVQTKQYDSPNRYVNPLYVSPGHRVGPETAADLALALSTGYKLPEPVRLADSYADEAKGELD encoded by the coding sequence ATGACACGCATCCATCGTCCCGACCTCGTCCCCGACGCCGCGCTCTCGAGAGCCGACATGGAAGCCATGCAGCACGAAATCGCTCGCGAGGCCGTCTTCGAGGACGACTTCGCGTTCGACCTCGAGACGCTGACGAACCCGTTGGCAGCGACCTCGGCCTCGACCTCGAGCGGGAGCGGGGGTGGTAGCAGTAACGGGAGCGGCAGCAGCCGCCACACCGGGTCTACCACCCAACCAGTCGTCGCCGGCGTCGACCAGTCCTTCCTGCTCGATTCGGAACCCGAACGCGCACTCAGCGCCATCGTCGTTACGCAGGGTGACGAGGTCCTCGAGCGCGTCTTCGCCGTCACGCCCCTCGAGATTCCCTACGTCCCGGGCCTGCTCTCGTTCCGCGAGGGCGGCCCGATCCTCGAGGCCGTCGAGAACCTGACGACCGACCCCGACATGTTCCTGTTCGACGGGAGCGGTCGCATCCACTTCCGGGAGGCCGGTATCGCGACTCACATGGGCGTCGTCCTGGACGCCCCCAGCGTCGGCGTCGCCAAGAGCCTGCTCTGTGGCGAGGCGACGGGCGACCTCGAGAACCTCGCCGCCGGCACCCGCGTCCCAATCGAAGCGAACGCGCGCGTCGAAACTGATCCGGGAACGCTCCTAGGGTACGCCGTCCAGACGAAGCAGTACGACTCGCCAAACCGCTACGTCAACCCGCTGTACGTCAGTCCTGGCCACCGCGTCGGTCCGGAAACCGCGGCCGACCTGGCCCTCGCGCTCTCGACGGGCTACAAGCTCCCAGAGCCGGTTCGACTGGCCGACAGCTACGCCGACGAGGCGAAAGGCGAGTTGGACTAA
- a CDS encoding acyltransferase, translating into MTDDPSRREHDQKRRHDRVHRHPTPGPTNSLGHWTSARHPLRVAINYVVVWLIRTSPSLKLKRWLMRRLGVTVGEGVSWGLEATPDVFWPDLITLEDHAIVGYDATILCHEFLQHEYRTGEVVVGERAMIGAGAIILPGVEIGAGASVAANSLVTRDVPPGEIVAGVPATTMSDSDSGSDSGSTSSERSDAEDTIDGGEGVVVDRDSELDATTDETDGETETTRERDDPPHSVE; encoded by the coding sequence GTGACCGATGACCCCTCCAGGCGCGAGCACGATCAGAAACGCAGACACGACCGCGTGCACCGCCACCCGACGCCCGGCCCGACGAACTCGCTGGGCCACTGGACGAGCGCCCGCCACCCCCTTCGCGTGGCGATCAACTACGTCGTCGTCTGGCTGATCCGGACCTCGCCGAGCCTGAAACTCAAGCGCTGGCTCATGCGACGCCTCGGCGTCACGGTCGGTGAGGGCGTCTCGTGGGGCCTTGAGGCCACGCCTGACGTGTTCTGGCCCGACCTCATCACGCTCGAGGATCACGCCATCGTCGGCTACGACGCTACGATTCTCTGTCACGAATTCCTCCAGCACGAGTATCGAACGGGGGAGGTCGTCGTCGGCGAGCGGGCGATGATCGGCGCCGGGGCGATCATCCTCCCCGGTGTCGAGATCGGTGCCGGTGCAAGCGTCGCGGCGAACTCGCTCGTGACGCGGGACGTTCCGCCGGGCGAGATCGTGGCGGGGGTGCCGGCGACGACGATGTCGGACTCGGATTCGGGTTCGGATTCGGGTTCGACCTCGAGCGAGCGAAGCGACGCCGAGGACACAATCGACGGGGGCGAAGGGGTCGTAGTCGACCGCGACAGCGAACTCGACGCGACCACCGACGAAACCGACGGCGAGACGGAGACGACGCGAGAACGGGACGACCCACCCCACTCTGTCGAGTGA
- a CDS encoding PRC-barrel domain containing protein, whose translation MSARFTDDDEGKPVVNENGDRIGIVESVHGDTAHVNPDPGMTDTIKSKLGWGDASEDTYELDASNVDHVGDDEIQLGQL comes from the coding sequence ATGTCCGCACGCTTCACGGACGACGACGAAGGAAAGCCAGTCGTGAACGAAAACGGCGACCGAATCGGGATCGTCGAATCCGTCCACGGCGATACCGCACACGTGAACCCCGATCCGGGGATGACCGACACGATCAAGTCCAAACTCGGCTGGGGCGACGCCAGCGAGGACACGTACGAACTCGACGCAAGCAACGTCGATCACGTCGGCGACGACGAGATTCAACTCGGGCAGCTTTGA
- the purD gene encoding phosphoribosylamine--glycine ligase — protein MREHVLLIGGGGREHAIARALADSEADLYACAGNRNPGIADLASGFETLETTDPDAVVEYAQSVDATIAVVGPEAPLQAGVADALENAGVYAFGPNQDEARIETDKAFQRRFMQENDITGCPDFETFDDGEAACDYIDSYDGDLVVKPAGLTGGKGVKVIGDQVTAEEGKDYIRESDYDRLVLEERLVGEEFTVQAFVANGDVRTAPAVQDHKRAYEGDEGPNTGGMGSYSDATRELPFMTAADYEDAVDIIEETVDALEGYKGILYGQFMLTAEGPKVVEFNARFGDPEAMNTLPVLETDFLEVLTAARNRDPLPDLEFAEQATICKYAVPAGYPTDPEAGAKVQVDEESVARAARGSDDSSGSSGDERRESAGDALLYYASVDEREDGIYTTTSRSFAVVGLAATIAEAEEIAEDALSDAGEEGLHVRHDIGKADLVQRRIDHMDELRGK, from the coding sequence ATGCGCGAGCACGTACTGCTGATCGGGGGCGGCGGGCGCGAACACGCCATCGCGCGCGCCCTGGCCGACAGCGAGGCCGACCTGTACGCCTGCGCGGGGAACCGAAATCCGGGAATCGCCGACCTGGCGAGCGGGTTCGAGACGCTCGAGACGACCGATCCCGACGCGGTGGTCGAGTACGCCCAGTCCGTCGACGCGACCATCGCCGTCGTCGGTCCGGAAGCACCGCTCCAGGCCGGCGTTGCCGACGCGCTCGAGAACGCGGGCGTCTACGCCTTCGGGCCGAACCAGGACGAGGCCCGAATCGAGACGGACAAGGCCTTCCAGCGCCGGTTCATGCAGGAAAACGACATCACGGGCTGTCCCGACTTCGAGACATTCGACGACGGCGAGGCCGCCTGCGACTACATCGATAGCTACGACGGCGACCTCGTGGTCAAGCCCGCCGGACTCACGGGCGGGAAGGGCGTCAAGGTCATCGGCGATCAGGTGACCGCCGAGGAGGGCAAGGACTACATCCGGGAATCCGACTACGACCGCCTCGTCCTCGAGGAGCGACTCGTCGGCGAGGAGTTCACCGTCCAGGCGTTCGTCGCGAACGGCGACGTCCGCACGGCTCCGGCGGTCCAGGACCACAAGCGCGCCTACGAGGGCGACGAGGGGCCGAACACCGGCGGAATGGGGAGCTATTCGGACGCCACGCGCGAACTGCCGTTCATGACGGCGGCCGACTACGAGGATGCCGTCGACATCATCGAGGAGACCGTTGACGCCCTCGAGGGCTACAAGGGCATTCTCTACGGTCAGTTCATGCTCACCGCTGAGGGGCCGAAGGTCGTCGAGTTCAACGCCCGCTTCGGTGACCCCGAGGCGATGAACACCCTGCCGGTCCTCGAGACCGACTTCCTCGAGGTGCTCACCGCGGCCCGAAACCGAGATCCGTTGCCCGACCTCGAGTTCGCCGAGCAAGCCACGATCTGTAAGTACGCGGTTCCTGCGGGGTACCCCACCGATCCCGAGGCGGGAGCGAAGGTGCAGGTCGACGAAGAGAGCGTGGCGCGCGCAGCGCGGGGCTCGGATGACTCGAGCGGCTCGAGCGGCGACGAACGACGAGAGAGCGCTGGCGACGCCCTGCTCTACTACGCCAGCGTGGACGAGCGGGAGGACGGAATCTACACCACGACCTCGAGGTCCTTTGCCGTCGTCGGTCTCGCGGCTACCATCGCCGAAGCCGAGGAAATCGCCGAGGACGCGCTCTCCGACGCCGGCGAAGAAGGCCTGCACGTGCGCCACGACATCGGGAAAGCCGATCTGGTTCAGCGCCGTATCGACCACATGGACGAACTGCGCGGGAAGTAA
- the thyA gene encoding thymidylate synthase: protein MQQYLDLVGSVLSEGAYKPNRTGVDTISSFSQHYEIDLQRGYPLLTTKQMDGYRWNSMIHEMCWYLSGEEHIRDLREETKIWDAWADDEGQLDTAYGRFWRRFPIPDDESRLEGESWADAAPDDADSGEPAGSQWVTQEADGRQTFDQLQYVIDQLSDNPNSRRLVVNAWHPANAAVSTLPPCHYSFVFNVQGDRLNCHLTQRSGDVALGIPFNIAAYALLTKLVAQQTGLEAGTFGHTIVDAHVYCGTGDRGRWYANNLEALQDHLAEVDPREDRAAYADVREWLLKEAPDEAEGEERYDHVPNLLRQCTREPLERPQLKLADVTIDDLSADDIELVDYESHDGLRFAVAE from the coding sequence ATGCAACAGTACCTCGACCTCGTCGGTTCGGTGCTCTCGGAAGGGGCGTACAAACCCAACCGAACCGGCGTCGACACCATCTCCTCGTTCAGCCAGCACTACGAGATCGACCTCCAGCGAGGCTACCCGCTCCTGACGACCAAGCAGATGGACGGCTACCGCTGGAACTCGATGATCCACGAGATGTGCTGGTACCTCTCCGGCGAGGAGCACATCCGCGACCTGCGCGAGGAGACGAAGATATGGGACGCCTGGGCCGACGACGAGGGCCAACTCGACACGGCCTACGGTCGCTTCTGGCGCCGATTTCCGATTCCCGACGACGAGAGCCGGCTCGAGGGCGAGTCCTGGGCTGACGCCGCCCCCGACGACGCCGATAGCGGAGAGCCCGCCGGAAGCCAGTGGGTCACTCAAGAGGCCGACGGCCGCCAGACGTTCGACCAGCTCCAGTACGTGATCGACCAGCTCTCCGATAATCCGAACTCCCGTCGACTGGTCGTCAACGCCTGGCACCCCGCGAACGCCGCCGTCTCGACCCTCCCGCCCTGTCACTACTCCTTCGTCTTCAACGTCCAGGGCGACCGACTCAACTGCCACCTCACCCAGCGCTCGGGCGACGTGGCCCTCGGCATCCCGTTCAACATCGCGGCCTACGCCCTCCTGACGAAACTCGTCGCCCAGCAGACGGGCCTCGAGGCGGGCACCTTCGGCCACACCATCGTCGACGCCCACGTCTACTGTGGGACCGGCGACCGCGGTCGATGGTACGCGAACAATCTCGAGGCCCTGCAGGACCACCTGGCCGAGGTCGACCCCCGAGAGGACCGCGCAGCCTACGCCGACGTGCGCGAGTGGCTCCTCAAGGAAGCCCCGGACGAAGCCGAGGGCGAGGAACGGTACGATCACGTCCCCAACCTGCTCCGGCAGTGTACGCGCGAGCCGCTCGAGCGCCCGCAACTGAAACTCGCGGACGTGACGATCGACGACCTCTCGGCCGACGACATCGAGCTGGTCGACTACGAGTCACACGACGGACTTCGGTTCGCGGTCGCCGAATGA
- a CDS encoding dihydrofolate reductase, with product MTGSSPDSDSALETDLELVGIVAVAENGIIGREGEMPWHVPEDLEHFKRRTTGHPVIMGRVTYEGILEGLGEPLPGRTSIVLTSRDLETPENVVVAHDLEAAFEAAERAAEDRHDGTDRAFVAGGATVYEQFLPAINRLVVTEIRDRPQGDTAFPEWDREAWTEVDRDDRDGFSFLEYVRTA from the coding sequence ATGACGGGTTCGTCGCCCGATTCTGACTCGGCCCTCGAGACCGACCTCGAACTCGTGGGAATCGTCGCCGTGGCCGAGAACGGGATCATCGGCCGCGAGGGCGAGATGCCCTGGCACGTCCCCGAGGACCTGGAGCACTTCAAGCGCCGGACCACGGGCCACCCGGTCATCATGGGTCGGGTGACCTACGAGGGAATCCTCGAGGGACTGGGCGAGCCCCTGCCGGGGCGAACCTCCATCGTCCTCACGAGCCGGGACCTCGAGACGCCCGAAAACGTCGTCGTCGCCCACGACCTCGAGGCTGCTTTCGAGGCGGCCGAGCGCGCGGCCGAAGACCGCCACGACGGCACCGATCGTGCGTTCGTCGCAGGGGGCGCAACAGTCTACGAGCAGTTCCTGCCCGCGATAAATCGACTCGTCGTCACCGAGATTCGGGACCGACCCCAGGGTGACACCGCCTTTCCGGAGTGGGACCGCGAGGCATGGACTGAGGTCGACCGCGACGACCGTGACGGCTTCTCGTTCCTCGAGTACGTCAGAACGGCGTGA
- the acnA gene encoding aconitate hydratase AcnA: MTNDSTADPFGAIRELERDGETYKFADLTVLEEEGLCDLSSLPVSIRVLLESVLRNVDGEMVTEDDVRNAASWQPDVPDAEVPFSPSRVVLQDLTGVPAVVDLAALRSAADRAGEDPTIVEPDVPCDLVIDHSVQVDYFGSEDAYEQNVELEYERNEERYRAIKWAEQAFDDFNVVPPGTGIVHQVNLEYLGQVVHDREVDGEQWLLPDTLVGTDSHTPMIGGIGVVGWGVGGIEAEAALLGQPITMTLPDVVGVRLSGELPEGATATDLVLHITEKLRQVGVVDKFVEFFGPGVSQLSVADRATISNMAPEQGSTISMFPVDEKTLDYLELTGRDDEHIALVKEYLEAQGLFGDQDPEFTEVVEFDLGEVEPSLAGHKKPHARIPMGDLDEHFPTLLEEEGVIDSGAAESDGGLVSKKQPDLEEKVPVTLEDGTEVEIGHGSVLVSAITSCTNTSNPSVMVAAGLLARNAVEAGLDVPEYVKTSLAPGSKVVTEYLEQADLLDDLEELGYHVVGYGCTTCIGNAGPLAEPIEAAIDEYDLWTTSVLSGNRNFEARIHPKIRANYLASPPLVVAYGLAGKMDIDLETEPIGTNAEGEEIYLEDVWPDPEEIRQTIHDSVSPEMFESKYASIFEGDERWEALEAPTGDVYEWDSDSTYIREPPFFKDFPLEEPGVEDIEGARGLMMLGDTVTTDHISPAGPFSEALPAGRWLAAQGVEPYEFNTYGSRRGNHEVMMRGTFANVRIQNEMLDGKEGGYTIHHPTGEEVTVFEASERYREEDTPLVVMAGIELGTGSSRDWAAKGTDLLGIRATIGESYERIYRDNLIGMGVLPLQFEEGEGWKELGLDGSEYFEIRGLEDGLEPNQELTVIAEAENGETTEFTVTAQVSTPAAVKYIENGGVLHLVLRRLLTE, translated from the coding sequence ATGACGAACGATTCCACAGCCGATCCGTTCGGGGCGATTCGCGAACTCGAGCGAGACGGCGAAACGTACAAATTTGCCGACCTCACCGTGCTCGAAGAGGAAGGGCTCTGTGACCTCTCGAGTCTGCCCGTCAGCATTCGCGTGCTGCTCGAGTCGGTGCTTCGCAACGTCGACGGCGAAATGGTTACCGAAGACGACGTCCGAAACGCCGCGTCCTGGCAACCCGACGTGCCCGACGCCGAGGTGCCATTCAGTCCCTCGCGAGTCGTCCTGCAGGACCTGACCGGCGTCCCCGCCGTAGTCGACCTCGCTGCCCTGCGCTCCGCGGCGGACCGTGCAGGCGAGGACCCCACCATCGTCGAACCCGACGTCCCCTGCGACCTCGTGATCGACCACAGTGTCCAGGTCGACTACTTCGGGAGCGAAGACGCCTACGAGCAGAACGTCGAGCTCGAGTACGAGCGCAACGAAGAGCGCTACCGCGCGATCAAGTGGGCCGAACAGGCCTTCGACGACTTCAACGTCGTGCCGCCGGGAACCGGCATCGTCCACCAGGTCAACCTCGAGTACCTGGGTCAGGTCGTCCACGACCGCGAGGTCGACGGCGAGCAGTGGCTCCTGCCCGACACCCTCGTCGGCACGGACAGCCACACGCCCATGATCGGCGGCATCGGCGTCGTCGGCTGGGGCGTCGGCGGTATCGAGGCCGAAGCCGCGTTGCTCGGTCAGCCGATCACGATGACCCTGCCCGACGTCGTCGGCGTCCGCCTCTCCGGTGAACTCCCCGAGGGCGCGACCGCGACCGACCTCGTGCTCCACATCACCGAGAAGCTCCGTCAAGTCGGCGTTGTCGACAAGTTCGTCGAGTTCTTCGGTCCCGGCGTCTCCCAGCTCTCGGTCGCCGACCGCGCGACCATCTCGAACATGGCGCCCGAACAGGGTTCGACCATCTCCATGTTCCCCGTCGACGAGAAGACGCTAGACTACCTCGAGCTCACCGGTCGCGACGACGAGCACATCGCGTTGGTGAAGGAGTACCTCGAGGCCCAGGGTCTCTTCGGCGATCAGGACCCTGAGTTCACCGAGGTCGTCGAGTTCGATCTTGGTGAAGTGGAACCCAGCCTCGCGGGTCACAAGAAGCCCCACGCCCGCATCCCGATGGGCGACCTCGACGAGCACTTCCCGACGTTGCTCGAGGAAGAGGGAGTGATTGATTCGGGAGCAGCCGAAAGCGACGGCGGCCTCGTCTCCAAAAAACAACCCGACCTCGAGGAGAAGGTCCCCGTCACTCTCGAGGACGGCACCGAGGTCGAGATCGGCCACGGCTCCGTGCTCGTGAGCGCCATTACGAGTTGTACGAATACCTCGAACCCCTCCGTGATGGTCGCCGCGGGCCTGCTCGCACGCAACGCCGTCGAGGCCGGCCTCGACGTGCCCGAGTACGTCAAGACGAGCCTCGCACCCGGCAGCAAGGTCGTCACCGAGTACCTCGAGCAGGCCGACCTGCTAGACGACCTCGAGGAGCTGGGCTACCACGTCGTCGGCTACGGCTGTACCACCTGCATCGGCAACGCTGGCCCGCTCGCCGAACCCATCGAGGCCGCCATCGACGAGTACGACCTCTGGACGACCAGCGTCCTCTCCGGGAACCGCAACTTCGAGGCCCGTATTCACCCGAAGATCCGCGCGAACTACCTCGCCAGTCCGCCGCTCGTGGTTGCCTACGGGCTCGCCGGTAAGATGGACATCGACCTCGAGACCGAACCCATCGGCACGAACGCCGAGGGCGAGGAGATCTACCTCGAGGACGTCTGGCCGGACCCGGAGGAGATCCGACAGACGATCCACGACAGCGTCTCCCCCGAGATGTTCGAGTCGAAGTACGCGAGCATCTTCGAGGGCGACGAGCGCTGGGAAGCCCTCGAGGCCCCCACGGGCGACGTCTACGAGTGGGACAGCGACTCGACGTACATCCGCGAGCCGCCGTTCTTCAAGGACTTCCCGCTCGAGGAACCGGGCGTCGAGGACATCGAGGGTGCGCGTGGGCTCATGATGCTCGGCGACACCGTGACGACCGACCACATCAGCCCCGCGGGGCCGTTCAGCGAGGCCCTCCCCGCAGGCCGATGGCTGGCCGCCCAGGGCGTCGAACCCTACGAGTTCAACACTTACGGCTCCCGCCGCGGCAACCACGAAGTCATGATGCGCGGCACCTTCGCGAACGTCCGCATCCAGAACGAGATGCTCGACGGCAAGGAGGGCGGCTACACCATCCACCACCCCACCGGCGAAGAGGTGACCGTCTTCGAGGCCTCCGAGCGCTACCGCGAGGAGGACACTCCGCTCGTCGTGATGGCCGGGATCGAACTCGGCACCGGCTCGAGCCGCGACTGGGCCGCCAAAGGCACTGACCTCCTGGGCATCCGCGCAACCATCGGCGAGAGCTACGAGCGAATTTACCGCGACAACCTCATCGGCATGGGCGTCCTGCCGCTCCAGTTCGAGGAGGGCGAGGGCTGGAAGGAACTCGGCCTCGACGGCTCGGAGTACTTCGAGATCCGCGGGCTGGAGGACGGTCTCGAACCCAACCAGGAACTCACAGTGATCGCCGAAGCAGAAAACGGCGAGACGACTGAGTTCACCGTGACCGCGCAGGTCAGTACGCCCGCTGCAGTGAAGTACATCGAGAACGGCGGCGTGCTCCACCTCGTGCTGCGTCGTCTACTGACGGAGTAG